Proteins from one Rhinolophus ferrumequinum isolate MPI-CBG mRhiFer1 chromosome 15 unlocalized genomic scaffold, mRhiFer1_v1.p scaffold_54_arrow_ctg1_1, whole genome shotgun sequence genomic window:
- the LOC117019416 gene encoding LOW QUALITY PROTEIN: uncharacterized protein LOC117019416 (The sequence of the model RefSeq protein was modified relative to this genomic sequence to represent the inferred CDS: deleted 1 base in 1 codon), with the protein MGTQRPRRAFAAPSRASPLPTWLLRQWEAMELSRNSVDKTRKRRGLGRCRHFFWLGIVFDAVGATVLFTGVFADLLYSDLLLYLGSIIIFLSLLWWVLWYTGNIELTTEEALKRPFDGVSATTVDLPSQPVSHRFALRFCNVPRPFRQIQPGWRRSTLIQRNLSLSMTLSGQVEKQPAKEDQGNDGMQSVKNSSDAEDLDGEDLGPRPEAVQSSEGVCAPGPDSGPRCREAGLLRFVKPASTHLVPPESTSPPLDQLLPPVILTSVVPLAPTSQPLASLTSGNLTLVSSASMSQPPATLVSTSLPAVPLSSAGQPLDTLASKSQATAMVVSQSHSLPVDAQSHLQVHVALGSNLQNLSPVSQTQPQPVQGSQAQILANSTTLIHLLSAPSFQTQSVGLRVASAVQDLQVLYDTQQVPQSRALVQEIALSQASPAKEILKKPVAQAFETVPPMGQELTQEVPDTMSPLPESPSPATEVQQSVSPEGASTPTSEKSSHAL; encoded by the coding sequence CTACCTGGCTCCTGCGACAGTGGGAGGCCATGGAGCTTTCGAGAAACTCGGTCGACAAGACCAGGAAGCGGAGGGGCCTGGGCCGTTGCCGGCATTTCTTTTGGCTGGGCATCGTGTTCGACGCTGTGGGCGCCACAGTGCTGTTCACTGGGGTCTTCGCTGACCTGCTGTACAGCGACCTGCTGCTCTACCTGGGTTCCATCATCATTTTCCTCAGCCTCCTCTGGTGGGTCCTCTGGTACACCGGCAACATCGAACTGACTACTGAAGAAGCCTTGAAAAGGCCCTTCGACGGGGTCTCAGCCACCACGGTGGACCTTCCAAGCCAGCCCGTCAGCCACCGCTTTGCTTTAAGGTTCTGCAACGTTCCCAGACCCTTTAGGCAGATCCAGCCAGGGTGGCGCCGCAGTACCCTCATCCAAAGGAATTTGTCTCTGAGTATGACCCTGTCGGGCCAGGTAGAAAAACAGCCAGCAAAGGAGGACCAGGGCAACGACGGAATGCAAAGTGTCAAGAATAGTAGCGACGCTGAAGACTTGGACGGAGAGGATCTGGGCCCCCGGCCAGAAGCTGTCCAAAGTTCAGAAGGAGTTTGTGCCCCAGGCCCTGATTCTGGTCCACGGTGCCGCGAGGCTGGTCTGCTGAGGTTTGTCAAACCAGCATCGACCCATCTGGTGCCACCTGAGTCCACTTCACCTCCTCTGGACCAGCTTCTGCCTCCAGTTATCCTCACCTCTGTGGTCCCCTTGGCCCCTACCAGTCAACCTCTAGCTAGTCTGACTTCCGGGAACCTTACCTTAGTTTCCTCGGCCTCTATGAGCCAACCTCCAGCCACTCTTGTCTCTACAAGCCTGCCTGCTGTCCCCCTGTCCTCTGCAGGCCAGCCTCTGGACACCCTGGCCTCTAAGAGCCAGGCCACAGCCATGGTGGTCTCACAAAGCCACTCCCTGCCTGTGGATGCACAGAGTCACCTCCAGGTCCACGTAGCCTTAGGAAGCAATCTCCAGAATCTTTCTCCGGTCTCTCAAACTCAGCCTCAACCTGTTCAGGGTTCCCAAGCCCAGATTTTGGCTAACTCCACCACTCTGATCCACCTTTTGTCGGCCCCATCTTTTCAGACCCAGTCGGTGGGCTTGAGGGTCGCCTCGGCTGTCCAGGACTTGCAGGTCCTGTATGACACTCAACAGGTGCCCCAGAGCAGGGCTTTAGTCCAAGAGATTGCTCTCAGCCAGGCTTCACCTGCCAAGGAGATTCTTAAGAAGCCAGTTGCTCAGGCTTTCGAGACTGTGCCACCAATGGGCCAGGAGCTAACTCAGGAAGTCCCTGACACCATGTCCCCACTGCCTGAGTCCCCAAGTCCAGCTACTGAGGTGCAGCAGTCAGTGTCCCCTGAGGGTGCGTCTACCCCCACGTCGGAGAAGAGCAGTCATGCTCTCTAG